The Flavobacteriales bacterium genome has a segment encoding these proteins:
- a CDS encoding transcriptional regulator, with protein sequence MFKELDPLLHSRLRLSIMSFLKAKKGSDFTEIKSLTKATSGNISVQLKKLADAKYIKIKKGYKENYHHTQFSITKTGITQFDKYRNRMKEYLKY encoded by the coding sequence ATGTTCAAAGAACTAGACCCACTTCTTCACTCTCGGCTTCGGCTTAGTATCATGTCATTTTTAAAAGCTAAAAAAGGTTCTGACTTTACAGAAATAAAATCGCTAACAAAAGCTACTTCCGGAAACATTAGCGTTCAGCTAAAAAAACTGGCTGATGCCAAATACATCAAGATTAAAAAAGGCTACAAAGAGAATTATCACCATACCCAATTTTCCATTACAAAAACTGGCATTACACAATTCGACAAGTACAGAAATCGAATGAAGGAATATTTAAAATATTAA